Within Thermoanaerobaculum aquaticum, the genomic segment CCATGCTGGGTTTGGAGGGCGTGAGCTTGCGCTTTACCCAGGATGCCCTGGAGGCCATTGCGGCCGAAGCTTTGGCCCGCAACGTGGGGGCCCGGGGCTTGAAAATAATCCTGGAAGAGCTGATGTTAGATGTGATGTATCAGGTGCCCTCGCGCACCGATATCACGGAGTTGGTGATCACGCGCGAGGTCGTGGAGCGGCGGGTAGCCCCGCTGGCTTCCATCCGCAAAGCCGGTTAGCCGGCTTCGGCTCTCTGATCTAACAAGGAGACGTTATGCAGGACATCAAAAGAGAGTGGCTTCCTGTAGTCCCGTTGAGGGACATGGTGGTGTTCCCCGGGATGAAGGCGGCGTTTGTGGTGGGGCGCCCGGGGTCGGTAGCCGCCCTCAAGCGCGCCATCGAGGAAAAGGACAAGCGGCTGTTTTTGGTCACGCAAAAGGATCCCCAGCAAGATGAGCCTGGTCCCAACGACGTTTTCGAGGTAGGGGTCATCGCCACCATCCTCCAGCACGTGACGTTCCCCAACGGCACCATCAAGGTGGGCGTGGAAGGGCTCATGCGCGGCAAGTGGCAGGAGCTGCGGGAGCGGGAGGGCGTGGGCTTTGAGGCCGAGGTAATCCCCATCCCCCCCAAGCGCGTGCAGGACCCCCGGGTTTCCCGCTACATGGCCCAGCTCACCGGGCTTTTCCAAAACTACGCCCGGCTTTCCCAGCAAATTGGCACGGAAGGGGTGCTGGCCGATCTGCAAACCGAAGACCCCGAGCGCTTTGCTGACGCCATGGCCTCGGTGTTGGCCATTTCCACTCAGGAAAAGCAGGACCTTTTGGCCACCATCAACCCCCTGGAGCGCCTGGAAAAGCTCAACGACATCCTGGATTTGGAAATCGAAAAGCTCAACATTGACCGCCGGCTCAACGCCAAGGTCAAAAAGCAAATGGAAAAGGCCCAGCGGGAGTACTACCTCTCGGAAAAGATCAAGGCCATCAACGAGGAGCTGGGGCGCACTGACACCAAAGAGGAGCTGGAGGAGCTGGCCAAGAAGATTGAGCAAGCGGGCATGCCGCCGGAGGTCAAGGAAAAGGCCATGGCCGAGCTCAAGCGCCTGGAGGGCATGGCCCCCATGTCGGCGGAAGCCACCGTGTCCCGCACCTACATTGACTGGCTTTTGGCGGTGCCGTGGAAGAAGGCCAGCAAGGAAATCCGCGACATCAAGCGGGCGGAGCAGGTCCTCAACGAGGACCACTACGGTCTGGAAAAGGTCAAAGAGCGCATCCTGGAGTTTTTGGCGGTGCGCCAGCTGGTGAAGAAGCCCAAGGGCACGATCCTGTGCTTTGTGGGCCCGCCGGGGGTGGGCAAGACCTCCCTGGCTAAATCCATTGCCCGGGCCACGGGGCGTAAGTTCGTGCGGCTTTCCCTGGGTGGCGTGCGGGATGAGGCGGAAATCCGGGGGCACCGGCGTACCTACATTGGTGCCTTCCCCGGCCAAATCATCCAAATGATGAAGAAAGCCGGCACCGTCAACCCGGTGTTCCTCCTGGACGAGGTGGACAAGCTGGCTTCGGATTTCCGCGGGGACCCGGCCGCTGCCCTTCTGGAAGCCTTGGACCCCGAGCAAAACCATGCGTTTTTGGATCACTACCTGGACGTGGAGTACGATTTGTCCAAGGTGTTTTTCATCTGCACGGCCAACGTCACCCACACCATCCCGCCGGCACTTCTGGACCGCATGGAGGTGATCCACCTTTCCGGCTACACCCATCAGGAAAAGCTCCACATTGCCCAAGAGTTTCTGATCAAAAAGCAAATCGAAGCGCAGGGTTTGTCCAAGTACAAGGTGCGCTTCACCGACGAGGCCATCAAGCTGCTCATCGAGCGCTACACCCGGGAGGCCGGGGTGCGCAACCTGGAGCGGGAAATTGGCTCCATTTGCCGCAAGCTGGCCCGGGAGGTGCTGGCCAAGAAGCTGCCAGCGGGCACGGAGCTGGTGGTTACCGAGGAGCGCGTGGGCGAGCTTTTGGGCAAACCGCGCTTCCGGGTAAGCCGGGCGGAAAAGCAAAGCCAAATTGGTGTAGCCACCGGCCTGGCGTGGACGGAAGTGGGCGGTGAAATCCTGGCCACCGAGGTAACGCTCATGAAGGGGAAGGGCAACCTTACCCTCACCGGCCAGTTGGGCGACGTCATGCAGGAGTCGGCCCGGGCGGCGCTTTCCTACGTGCGCTCGCGGGCGGTGGCTTTGCCCATTCCTGCCGATTTCTTCGAGCAGCACGACATTCACATTCACGTGCCTGAAGGGGCCATCCCAAAGGACGGACCCTCCGCGGGGATCACCATGGCTACAGCTCTTCTTTCGGCTGTGGCCGGCGTTAAGGTGCGGCAGGACATCGCCATGACCGGGGAAATCACCCTGCGGGGCAAGGTTTTGCCGGTGGGTGGCATTAAGGACAAGGTGCTGGCCGCCTACCGGGCTGGCATTACCGAGGTGATCCTCCCCCAGGAAAACGAAAAGGACCTGGAGGAAATCCCGGAGGAGGTGAAGTCGGTGATGCAGTTTCACCTGGTGTCGCATATGGACGATCTCTTGCCCCTGGTGTTGGACGGTCCGCTCCCTGCCGCTACCGGTGGGACCAGCGAGCAAGCCAGGGGTGATGCTTCGGCGGTACCCGCGCATTAGGGGGATGCCTTGTGCTTGCGAGCCTTCGCGCCTGCGTTGCGGATTTTCGCCAGGGACCTCGCGAGCCCTGGCCGCAGGTGGCGTTTGCGGGGCGCTCCAATGTGGGAAAGTCTAGCCTCCTCAACGCGCTTTTCGGGCAGAAGCTGGCGCAGGTCAGCAAGACCCCAGGCAAAACCCGCACCCTCAACTACTACCTGGTCAACAACCGCTGCTTTTTCGTTGACCTCCCGGGTTACGGCTTTGCCGCGGTGGCCAAAAGCGAACGGGAAAGCTGGGGTCGCAACGTGACCGACTACATCGTGCACGAAGAGCGCTTGAAGCTGGTGGTAGCCCTGGTGGATCCCCGGGTGCCCACCTCGCCTTTAGATCAAGCTCTGTTGGCCCTGTGCCGGGAGGCCGCCAGGCCGGTGCTGGTGGTGCTGACCAAGGCCGATGCCTTAAGCCGGGGGGCCCTGGCGGCCGAAAGGCTGAGGGTGCAGAGGGATCTCCAGTTGGAAGATTTGCCGTTGGTGTTCTCGGCGAAAAGCGGGGAAGGCAAGCGAGAGCTTCTCAAAGCCATTGCTGAGCGGCTTCCAACGCCGCTTTTTGGATAAAACACGCAAAAAGGAGTAACGAACATGGCTCAAGACGACAAAGTCAACACCTCCCGGCGGGGCCGCCGTCGGCGGGAAGAGTCCAACCCTGAAGGGCTTCCGGTGGTGGTGGAGGACGAGGCCTTAGAGGCCGAGGCTGCCTCCGAGGGCGGGGAAAGGCTCAACATCCGCACCTTGCAGGACATGTCCATCGGCCAGCTCACCGACATTGCCCGCGAGCTGGGGGTGGAAAACCCGGCGGGGATGCGCAAGCAGGAGCTCATCTTCAAAATCCTGCAAGCGCAGACCGAGCGGGAGGGGCTGATCTTTGGGGAAGGCGTTTTGGAAATCCTGCCCGATGGCTACGGTTTCCTCCGCGCCCCCGACTACAACTACCTCCCCGGTCCCGACGACATTTACGTGTCCCCTTCGCAAATCCGCCGGTTCAACCTGCGTACCGGCGATACGGTCTCGGGGCAAATTAGGCCCCCGCGGGAAGGGGAGCGGTACTTTGCGCTCATCAAGGTGGAGGCGGTGAACTTTGAGCCGCCGGAGGTGGCGCAGGAGAAGATCCTCTTTGACAACCTCACGCCCCTCTACCCCATGGAGCGCATCAACCTGGAGCTGGAGGGGAACATGACCTGCCGGGTCATGAACCTCCTTACCCCCATCGGCAAGGGCCAGCGCGGCCTCATCGTGGCCCCACCCCGCACCGGTAAGACCATGATGCTCCAGGCCATTGCCAACGCCATCACCACCAACCACCCGGAAATCGTGCTTATCGTGCTGTTGATTGACGAGCGCCCGGAAGAGGTGACGGACATGCAGCGCTCGGTGAAGGGTGAGGTCATCTCCTCCACCTTTGACGAACCTGCTTACCGTCATGTGCAGGTGGCGGAAATGGTGCTGGAGAAAGCCAAGAGGCTGGTGGAGCACAAGCGGGACGTGGTGATCCTCCTGGACTCCATCACCCGCCTCGCCCGGGCCTACAACACCGTGGTTCCCCCTTCGGGCAAGGTGCTTTCCGGTGGTGTGGACTCCAACGCCCTGCAAAAGCCCAAGCGCTTTTTCGGTGCGGCCCGCAATATCGAAGAGGGCGGCTCCCTCACCATCATCGGCACCGCCCTTATTGACACCGGCTCGCGCATGGATGACGTGATCTTCGAGGAGTTCAAGGGCACCGGCAACATGGAGGTGCACCTCGACCGCAAGCTGGTGGAAAAGCGCATCTTCCCCGCCATTGATATCAACAAATCGGGAACCCGCAAGGAAGAGCTGCTTTTGGATCCTTGGGAGCTGAAGCGCGTGTGGGTCCTGCGCAAGGTTCTCACCCCCCTGTCCACTGTGGAGGCCATGGAGCTGCTCCTGGAGCGGTTGGAGCGCACCCGCACCAACCGTGAGTTTTTGGAGTCCATGTCCCAGGGGGGCTAAGCCCTTTGCCGCCGGTAGCCATCGTTGGCGTCAAGTTCTTAAACGCCCGACCGCTGTTGGCGGGGCTGGAGGCTGGGCTACCTGCCCCCGTTCCCTACACCTTTTCGGTGGCTGAGCCAGCCCGCTGCGCCGACCTGCTGCGGGAAGGGCAGGCCCAGGTGGGGTTGGTGCCGGTGGGGGCCCTCCCCCAGCTACCGGGGATCGTGGCCTACCCCAACCTGGGCATTGCCGCTCGTTGCGAAACCACCTCAGTGCTCCTGGTTTCCCGGGTGCCGCTTGCCAAGGTGCGGGTGCTGGCGGCGCATACCGCTTCCCGCACCTCGGTGGTTTTAGCTCGCCTGTTGCTCAAAGCCAAATACGGCGTGGCACCGCAGGTGGTTCCTGCCAACCCACCGGTGGAGGCCATGCTGGCTCGAGCGGAAGCCGCGGTGGTAATTGGCGACCCGGCCATGGCGGTGGACGGAGCCGCGGGGCTATACCGCTGCGATTTGGCGGCGGAATGGATGGCGTGGCGGGGGAAGCCCTTTGTCTTTGCGGTGTGGGGTTTAAGGCCCCCGGCGGGTGACGCGGTGCTCCCGCTGTTGGAGGCCTCCTACCGCTTTGCGCGCCAGCACTGGGAAGAGCTCCTGCCCCAGTGGGCTGCCGCCCACGGGGCCAGCCTCGCCCGTACCCGGGACTATTTGGAGCGGCGTTTGCATTTTCAGCTTGGGGAGGAGGAGCGGCAAGCGGTGGAGGAGTTCCTAAAGCTGGCGGCCGAAAGCGGCCTCGTTCCCCAGCGAGAAGGGGGTATTTGGCATGGGTAGGGTGGCTTCCATCCTGGAGCGGGCCGAAAGCGGGGCGCGGTTAAGCGGCGAGGAGCTTCTGGTCCTCTTTCACGAGGCCCCGCTCCACGATTTGGGGCAGGCAGCCTCGGCGGTGCGCTTCCGGCACAACCCCGAGCCGGTGGTCACCTACATCATTGACCGCAACATCAACTACACCAACGTTTGCGTGTACCGTTGCAAGTTCTGCGCTTTTTACCGCAAGCCTGCGGATCCCGATGCTTACGTCCTGCCGTTTTCCGAGCTGGCCAAAAAGGTGGAGGAAACCGTCGCGGCGGGTGGCACCGGCATCCTCCTCCAGGGTGGGGTTCACCCCTCCTTGCGCTTGGACTTTTACGAAGGGATGCTGCGCTTCTTGCGGGACCGTTTCCCGCAGGTCCACCTTCACGCCTTTTCCGCTCCCGAAGTGGCCTTCTTATCCCGGGTTCACAAGCTGCCGGTGCGCGAGGTCATCGCCCGGCTCAAAGACGCGGGGCTAGCCTCCATTCCAGGAGGTGGCGCCGAGATCCTGGAAGACGAAACCCGCAAGCGCATTTGGTCCCACGCCAAAGCCTCTACGGCCGAATGGCTGGAGGTCCACCGGGAAGCCCACGCTTTGGGCTTGCGCACCACCGCCACCATGATGTTTGGCGTGGGGGAGGACTACCAGGCGCGGGTGGAACACCTCCTGCGGGTGCGGGAGCTGCAGGACCAAACTGGGGGCTTCACCGCCTTTATCCCGTGGACGTTTCAAGAGGAAAACACCGCCCTGGAGGGGCAGGTGGACACCTCCGGCGGCTACGACTACTTGCGCACCCTGGCCATCAGCCGGCTGGCGTTGGACAACTTCCAGCACGTGCAAGGCTCGTGGCTCACCCAGGGCACCAAGATTGGCCAGCTTTCGCTTTTCTTTGGTGCCGATGACCTGGGTTCCATCATGCTGGAGGAAAACGTGGTGGCCGCGGCGGGGGTTTACAACCGCCTGGATCAGCAAACCATGGAGTTTTTAATCCGCGACGCCGGCTTCACCCCCAAGCGCC encodes:
- the lon gene encoding endopeptidase La; its protein translation is MQDIKREWLPVVPLRDMVVFPGMKAAFVVGRPGSVAALKRAIEEKDKRLFLVTQKDPQQDEPGPNDVFEVGVIATILQHVTFPNGTIKVGVEGLMRGKWQELREREGVGFEAEVIPIPPKRVQDPRVSRYMAQLTGLFQNYARLSQQIGTEGVLADLQTEDPERFADAMASVLAISTQEKQDLLATINPLERLEKLNDILDLEIEKLNIDRRLNAKVKKQMEKAQREYYLSEKIKAINEELGRTDTKEELEELAKKIEQAGMPPEVKEKAMAELKRLEGMAPMSAEATVSRTYIDWLLAVPWKKASKEIRDIKRAEQVLNEDHYGLEKVKERILEFLAVRQLVKKPKGTILCFVGPPGVGKTSLAKSIARATGRKFVRLSLGGVRDEAEIRGHRRTYIGAFPGQIIQMMKKAGTVNPVFLLDEVDKLASDFRGDPAAALLEALDPEQNHAFLDHYLDVEYDLSKVFFICTANVTHTIPPALLDRMEVIHLSGYTHQEKLHIAQEFLIKKQIEAQGLSKYKVRFTDEAIKLLIERYTREAGVRNLEREIGSICRKLAREVLAKKLPAGTELVVTEERVGELLGKPRFRVSRAEKQSQIGVATGLAWTEVGGEILATEVTLMKGKGNLTLTGQLGDVMQESARAALSYVRSRAVALPIPADFFEQHDIHIHVPEGAIPKDGPSAGITMATALLSAVAGVKVRQDIAMTGEITLRGKVLPVGGIKDKVLAAYRAGITEVILPQENEKDLEEIPEEVKSVMQFHLVSHMDDLLPLVLDGPLPAATGGTSEQARGDASAVPAH
- the mqnC gene encoding cyclic dehypoxanthinyl futalosine synthase, whose amino-acid sequence is MGRVASILERAESGARLSGEELLVLFHEAPLHDLGQAASAVRFRHNPEPVVTYIIDRNINYTNVCVYRCKFCAFYRKPADPDAYVLPFSELAKKVEETVAAGGTGILLQGGVHPSLRLDFYEGMLRFLRDRFPQVHLHAFSAPEVAFLSRVHKLPVREVIARLKDAGLASIPGGGAEILEDETRKRIWSHAKASTAEWLEVHREAHALGLRTTATMMFGVGEDYQARVEHLLRVRELQDQTGGFTAFIPWTFQEENTALEGQVDTSGGYDYLRTLAISRLALDNFQHVQGSWLTQGTKIGQLSLFFGADDLGSIMLEENVVAAAGVYNRLDQQTMEFLIRDAGFTPKRRRTLYEPI
- a CDS encoding menaquinone biosynthetic enzyme MqnA/MqnD family protein, which codes for MPPVAIVGVKFLNARPLLAGLEAGLPAPVPYTFSVAEPARCADLLREGQAQVGLVPVGALPQLPGIVAYPNLGIAARCETTSVLLVSRVPLAKVRVLAAHTASRTSVVLARLLLKAKYGVAPQVVPANPPVEAMLARAEAAVVIGDPAMAVDGAAGLYRCDLAAEWMAWRGKPFVFAVWGLRPPAGDAVLPLLEASYRFARQHWEELLPQWAAAHGASLARTRDYLERRLHFQLGEEERQAVEEFLKLAAESGLVPQREGGIWHG
- the rho gene encoding transcription termination factor Rho, coding for MAQDDKVNTSRRGRRRREESNPEGLPVVVEDEALEAEAASEGGERLNIRTLQDMSIGQLTDIARELGVENPAGMRKQELIFKILQAQTEREGLIFGEGVLEILPDGYGFLRAPDYNYLPGPDDIYVSPSQIRRFNLRTGDTVSGQIRPPREGERYFALIKVEAVNFEPPEVAQEKILFDNLTPLYPMERINLELEGNMTCRVMNLLTPIGKGQRGLIVAPPRTGKTMMLQAIANAITTNHPEIVLIVLLIDERPEEVTDMQRSVKGEVISSTFDEPAYRHVQVAEMVLEKAKRLVEHKRDVVILLDSITRLARAYNTVVPPSGKVLSGGVDSNALQKPKRFFGAARNIEEGGSLTIIGTALIDTGSRMDDVIFEEFKGTGNMEVHLDRKLVEKRIFPAIDINKSGTRKEELLLDPWELKRVWVLRKVLTPLSTVEAMELLLERLERTRTNREFLESMSQGG
- the yihA gene encoding ribosome biogenesis GTP-binding protein YihA/YsxC translates to MLASLRACVADFRQGPREPWPQVAFAGRSNVGKSSLLNALFGQKLAQVSKTPGKTRTLNYYLVNNRCFFVDLPGYGFAAVAKSERESWGRNVTDYIVHEERLKLVVALVDPRVPTSPLDQALLALCREAARPVLVVLTKADALSRGALAAERLRVQRDLQLEDLPLVFSAKSGEGKRELLKAIAERLPTPLFG